Part of the Halopenitus persicus genome is shown below.
CTCCGGTAGCGGACGATCGCCGCAATGGCCACGAGACCGAGGATCGCACCGAGGATCAGCGGGATCGGGAGTCCGCCTTCCTCGGCTTCGACCACGTCGACCGGAACCCGAACCGTGTTCGATAGCTGGCTGTTCCCGTCCGCGTCGTCGTACCGGAAGTCGAAGGAGATGGGGTACGTCTTTTGAGGAGTCGCGGTTCCGGCGGCGGTCAGCTCGAAGGTCACCGTGACGGTCTCGCCCGGCTCGATGGACTGAACGTATCCGGTGTCGGTCGTGCCGGTGTCGAGCGGATCGTCGGCGAACAGCCGCGCCTCGACGTCCGTGGCCGTCTCGTCGAGGTTGTTCGTGACCGCAACCGAGAGCGTTCGCGAACCGCCGGACTCGATCGTCGCGTTGTCGAGCGAGACGTCGAACTGGTCGCGCTCGGGCGCGACGTCAGCGGTCACGTCGAGCTTGTCGTAACTCCGCCGGTCGCCGTTCTGGTTCCGGTAGCTGACCGCGAAGCCGACCGACTTCGCGCCGGCCTCCGACTCGCTGCTCACCTCGATCGGCAGGGCGAACGACGCGGTCTCGCCCGGCCCGAGCGATCCGACGGCGACCGATTCCTCGACGGGCAGTATCGCCGAGGAGTCGTCGGCGTATCGAACCACGACGCCGTCCGCCGTCTGCGGCCCGGTGTTTCGAACGGTGCCCTCGATCTCGCCGTCCTCGCCGACCCGGAGCGACGAGGTGACGTCCTCGAAGGCGAACGACTGCTCGGCGACGGTCGTGACCCCGGCCGTCATCGGCTCCGAGGTCGCCGCGATGCCGTCGGTGTCCTCGTAGTTCACGGAGAGATCGAGCGTGTATCCCCGACGAGCGGCGTCGCTGGCCAGCGAGACGGTGTAGTTGATCGTCCGCGTCTCCCCGGGTTCCCAGGCACCGACGAACGCGTTCGAGCTTGCCGCGCCGGATTCGAACGTCAACGCGTTGCTTCGTGACTCGGTCACCACGCTCGCGTCCTCCGCGGGCTGGGTGCCGACGTTGCGAAGCGTCAGGGACACGTCGCTCCGGTCACCGACCTGGGCGGTGGCGTTCGTCTCGACGACCTCGAAGCGAGCGTCCTCGGTCACTTCGACCGTGATCGATCCCGTCCGTGAGCGCGTGAAATCATTGTAGTCCGTGCCGTATGGTTTATAATCAACGAGATACGTGGACTGGTACTCGTATTTGATCGGGAGCCGGTAGGTTCCCGGTTCGGCGCTTTCGGCGATCGTGATCGGGACGGTCCGTTCGGCGAACCCAGTCGGGAGGTTTCCGATCGTGATCTGCCCGGCTTGGACGTCGATGGGGACGTTCGAGTCATCGATCCGCATCGTCATTCCTTCCGCGGTCGTGACACGCTCCTCGTACTGGGAGGGTCCCCCCCGTGTGATCGTACCGCGATTCGTGATCGCGATCCGAAGCTCGTCGGCCGTACCGGCAGCGACCTCGCCGGAAGCCGTTGCAAACGTGATGTCCGGTTGTCCGATCACCTGTCCGGACTGCTGTTGGGCTACGCTCGTCGCGGGCACGAGAGCGACGCCGCCGAGAGCGGCGCCCACGACGAGGAGGGCGAGGAGGATGGACACGCGATTCGAACTCATGAACGAACACCGGCGGTTGGATCGGATCTCATTGATGTGTTGGCGGGTGGCTGCAGGCGACACGAGATCGAGGGTCCACGTCGATCCGACGGCCCGATCGGCGGTCGGCGATCGACGTGGGGCCTCGATCGTCGGTTAACTAACTACTCAGTTACATTCCAGCAGGGATACACATCAATCCGTTGGTTCCTCGTTGAACGCGGTCCGAATCGGGACGAAGCGACCGTCACCGCCGATCCCGAGGGGAGCGTTCGAGCGGCGGTCACCGGTCGGCGGCTGCTAGTCAATGCCGGCGACCGATGGTCAACGGTTCGGGGTCGATGGCCATCAACCGCCGACCGGATCCGCATCGATGGCCGATGTCCGTTCCTTTTTGAGGGTGGAACGGCGAGGCACGAGCAATGACGTCGGCGCGCGAAGTGGATCCGGCGGATCTCGAGTTCGAGCACGTCCCGGAGACGGACCAGTCGTTCGAGAACGCGCTCGCGAACGCCCGGGACGGACGCCGGCTGTCGGTCGCCGACGGGATCGAGCTCATCACGACCGGCACGGACATACCGGGGATCGACCCGAAGCGCAAGGAGGCCGTGCTCGAGGCCGCCGACCGCCGGCGCGCCGCGGTCGTCGGCGAGGAGGTCACCTTCGTCGCCAACCTCAACAACAACGTCACGACCGCCTGCAACACGGGCTGTCTGTTCTGCAACTTCAAGGACACCGCCCACGCCTTCGAGGCTGACAGCGGGATCGACCATTCGGGATTCACCAAGACGCCCGCCGAGTCCCGCGAGATCGTCGCCGACGCCCTCGAGATGGGAATCTCAGAGGTGACCTCCGTTTCGGGGCTCCATCCCGCCTTCGCGTTGAACGAGGAGCATCACGAGATCCTCCGTGCGCACGCGAACCCCGAACGCGAGGTGAACTACAAGCCCCCCGAGGTCTACGCCACCGATCCGGGAACCTACCGCGAACAGCTGGCGGCGATGTCGGTCGGCGACGTCCACCTCCACTCGATGACCCCCGAAGAGGCCGCCCACGCGAAACGCGGCACCGAGTGGAGCTACGAGGACGTCTACCGGGAGCTGGCCGACGCGGGTCTCGACAGCGCGCCGGGTACCGCCGCCGAGATCCTCGTCGACGAGGTCCGGGACGTGATCTGTCCCGGCAAGATCCGGACCGACGACTGGGTGGCCGCCATGGAGGGCGCGATGGCCGCCGGCCTCGACACCACCGCGACGATCATGTACGGTCACGTCGAGAACGCGGCCCACCGCGTCCGCCACCTCGAGGTCGTTCGCGATCTGCAGGACCGGACCGGCGGGATCCGCGAGTTCGTCCCGCTCTCGTTCGTCCACGAGAACACCCCCCTCGCGAAACACGGCGTCGTCGACTCCGGCGCCAGCGACGCCGAGGACGAGCTGCTGATCGCCGTCTCCCGACTCTTTCTGGACAACGTCGACCACGTCCAGTCCTCCTGGGTCAAATACGGCGACGCGAAGGGGCTCAAGCTCCTCAACTGCGGCGCCGACGACTTCATGGGAACGATCCTCTCCGAGGAGATCACCGCCCGCGCCGGCGGCGAGTTCGGCGAGTTCCGCAGCGTCGCGGACTACGTCGAGATGATCGACGCGATCGGCCGCGTCCCCGTCGAGCGCTCGACCGACTACCGGACGCGCCGCCGTATCGATCCCGACGACCCCGACGCGAAGCCCTTCGGCCCGACGATCGGCCCCCGGGCCGACGGCACCCCGCTGCTCCCCGACGACGCCGGCGGTCCGGGCGAACGTGGCCCCGCGCCCGCGGACGATTAGCGGCCACGCGTTCGAGTCTCCTCGCTCGAGTTCGCTGTTCGAGTTGCTCGCGATCGCTCCGTGAGGATGTCGTCGGAACCGGAGAGCCAGGCGGCCCGTCGGACGCCCTCCGGCGACCGGCTTCGGAGGACTCGAACGGGTCCCTAAGGATCTGAAAACACCCAACAAGTATTTAAAGTGTGCTAACAAGTGCCACATATGGCCGCAAGCCGGTGTGCCGACCTCGATCGAACCGACGAGCGGGTACTGTCGTACCTCCAGGAGTGTGGCGCCGACTATCCGGCGCTCATCGCCGGGAACACGGGACTCCACGTCGCCCACGTCGAACGGCGACTGGAGACGCTGGCGAACACAGGACTCGTCGAACCGGTGAGCGGCGAGGTCATCTACCGGCTGACCGACGAGGGAACCGACGTCATCGACTCGGCCCCGGATAGCGGCCCGTCGGTCTAGGGTCGGATCTCCAGGATCGGGTCCGTTGCGACGCTTTCAAACCGTTCTCCCGCCGAGTGTGTGGCGATGGGATACGCGTGTCCGGTCTGTGAAACGCCGCAGCGCGACGGCGAGCACCTCGCACATCACCTCGCGTTCACGGCGATGTTGCACGGCGGCGGCCACGAGGAGTGGCTGGCGGAGCACGCCCCCGAGTGGGCCGACCGCGAGCCCGAGGAGCTCGCCGCCGAGGTCGTCGAGCACGCCGAGGAGGCCGAGTACCACGAGGTCTTCGAGGACACCGTCCACGATCGCGGCCGACCGGACGTGGGACCGCGCGGAACGGGAACCGGTCACGAACACGATCACGAGCACGGACACGAACACACACACGCGACCGCGGCCGGATCGAACCCAAGCGGATTCGACGAGGAGACGCAGGCGGCACTCGAGGAGGCGCGGGAGTTGACTCGTCGGATGATGGCGGACGAGGGCGATGGGACCGACGCGAGCAGCGACGAGGCCGACAACGAGACCGATACGTAACGCCACGATCGAAGATCTCCCGCGTGGAACCGAACGCCCTTATCGGTCGCTTCCCGTACGCGACGTATGGAAACACGAGGACTGATCGCTCCCGAGACGGTCGCGGAGGCCCGGGATCGCTACGCGGAGGCCGGCCCGGCGGCGCAGGTGGTCGTCCGGGAGACCGCGAAGGCGATGTCGTTCGACGCCGCGGAGTACGACGAGCGCGTGACCGGCGACGTCGTGGAAACGGCGCGTGACGCCCTGTTCGCCTCGCTTCTGGAGGTGCACGTCGCCGACCGCGACGCCTTCGACGAGTGGCTCGCGTCCCACGACCGGTACGCCGACGCGGACGTCGAGCTGCTCGGATCCGAGCACGTCGACCGGATCGTCTGGCACGCGGCGCCGATCGCCGAGTCGGTCGTCGCCGCGACGTTCCACGAGGAGGAGGCGGCCGCGGTCGGGACCCTGCGTCGGAACGCGTTCGGACGAATCTACCGGGATCGGCTGCGACGCGAAGCCGAGGAGTGAGGCCCGGTCTCGATCCCCTCCCGAGGCGACTCTCTCGACGCCGGTCACGGCACCGATGCGTGGCACCGATCCCCGGTCCCGTCCGGAGAACAGCACCTTTATCACTCGCACGGGGCGAATCTCCGACAAGATTGCTTCAAGGAGGTTCACGGTGACACAAGACCATACACGACCGGAGGTGAACATCGGACTCGTCGGCCACGTCGACCACGGGAAGACGACGCTCGTCCAGGCGTTGTCGGGCTCGTGGACCGACCAGCACTCGGAGGAGATGAAGCGCGGGATCTCCATCCGGTTGGGCTACGCGGACGCGACGTTCCGCGAGTGCACCGGCCTCGAGGAGCCGGAACGATACACCGTCGATGCGGACTGTCCCGACGGCTCGACGAGCGAGGTGATGCGGACCGTCTCGTTCGTCGACGCGCCCGGCCACGAGACCCTGATGGCGACGATGCTGTCGGGGGCCGCGATCATGGACGGCGCCGTCCTCGTCGTCAGCGCGACCGAGGACGTACCGCAGGCACAGACCGAAGAGCACCTGATGGCGCTCGACATCATCGGGATCGACAACGTCGTCATCGCCCAGAACAAGGTCGACCTCGTCGACCGCGACCGGGCGGTGGAGAACTACGAGCAGATCCAGGAGTTCGTCGAGGGCACCGTCGCGGAGGACGCGCCGATCGTCCCCGTCTCGGCCCAACAGGAGGTCAACCTCGACCTCCTCATCCAGGCGATCGAGGAGGAGATCCCGACCCCGGACCGGAACTCGGACGCGCCCCCGGAGCTGTTCGTCGCCCGCTCGTTCGACATCAACCGCCCCGGGACGACCTTCGAGGACCTGACCGGCGGCGTCATCGGCGGGTCGCTCGCCGAGGGCGAACTCGCCGTCGACGACGAGATCGAGATCCGGCCCGGTCGCGAGGTCGAGGAGGGCGGCCAGACCGAGTGGCGGCCCCTCTCGACGACGGTCCGGTCGCTGCAGGCCGGCGACGACCAGGTCGACGTCGCCACGCCGGGCGGGCTGCTCGGCGTGGGCACCGGCCTCGATCCGAGCCTCACCAAGGGAGACGCGCTGGCCGGCCAGGTCGCCGGCGAGCCCGGGACGCTCCCCCCGACGCGACACGCCTTCGAGATGGACGTCGAGCTACTCGACCGGATCGTCGGCGAGGGCGAGGTCGAGGAGATCACCACCGGCGAACCGCTGATGCTCACCGTCGGGACGGCGACGACGGTCGGCGCCGTGACCAGCGCACGCGACGGCGAGTGCGAGGTGAACCTCAAGCGCCCGGTCTGTGCGGCCGAGGGCGTCCGGATCGCCATCAATCGCCGCGTGGGCGCGCGCTGGCGGCTCATCGGTGTCGGAACGCTGAAGTGACGTGACCGAGGACACTCCATCGGAGCAGCCGACCGAGCGCGGGTCGACGGAGCGCGACCGTGGAACACCGGAGCGCAACCGCAGCCCGACCCAACGCGACCGCGAATCGGCCGACCACGACCGCGGGTCGGCATCGACGACGCCGGTCGTCGCCATCGATACGAGCGCCCTGATGGCCCCGGTGGAGGCGGACGTCCGCCTGTTCGAGGAGCTGGACCGGCTCCTCGGGACGTACCGGGCCGTCGTCCCCGACGCGGTCCGGGCCGAACTCGACCGACTCGCGGACGGGAACGGACGCGAGGCGACGGCGGCACGAGTCGGCCGCGACCTGGCCGACCGTGCCGACCCGATCGAGCCCGACGGCGGCGACGCGGCACCCGACGACGTGGACCGCGCCGACCCGGCGACTGAGAACGCGGAGCGGTCGACCGACGACGCGGACGGGAACGGATCGACGAACGAGTACGCTGACGACGTGCTGGTCGCGCTCGCCGAGGCGGGCGTGGTCGCGTACGTCGTCACGAACGATCGCCCCCTCAAAAACCGGATCCTGGCGCGGAACGTACCAGTAATCGGTTTAAGGGGGCGGAACGCACTGGCGATAACGGAACCATAAGCGCACGCATGTACAAGCGAGTACGACTCACAGACACGGTCGAAGTGCCGCCGAAACACCTGGCGGACGTCTCGAACGAACGGGTGAAAGCCCTGCTGCAGGACAAACTGGAGGGACGCATGGACGAGGACGTCGGCAGCGTCGTCAGCGTCATCGAGGTCCACGACATCGGGGAGGGAGCGGTGCTGCCGAACCGGCCCGGCGTCTACTACGAGGCCGAGTTCGACGCGCTCACCTACGATCCCGACATGCAGGAGGTCATCGACGGCACCGTCGTGGAGACGGTGGAGTTCGGTGCCTTCGTCGGGATCGGTCCGGTGGACGGCCTCCTCCACGTCTCCCAGATCACCGACGAGTATCTGACCTTCGACGGGGCGAACCAGCAGCTCGCCTCCTCGGACTCCGACAAGACGCTCGGCGTCGACGACGCCGTCCGGGCCCGCATCGTCACCAAGAGCATCGACGAGCGCAACCCCCGGGACTCGAAGATCGGCCTCACGGCCAAACAGCCCGGGTTGGGGAAACACGAGTGGCTCGAGTCCGAACGCCGCCGCCGTGAACAGCAGGGCGAGAGCGTCGAGGAGGCGAACTGATGGCCGAGGACCGCCTCGCATGCCGGGAATGTCACTTCGTGAACGATCCCGATTCACAGACCTGCGAGCTGTGCGGGTCCTCCTCGCTGACCGAGGACTGGGCCGGCTACGTCATCATCACGCATCCCGAATCGAGCCGGATCGCCGAGGAGATGAACGTCACCGAGCCCGGGTCCTACGCCCTGAAGGTCCGGTAGTCCAACCGTGATCCGATCCGACGTCCGGACCCGATCCGACACCCACGAATGCTGACTCTTCCTGCTGATCTCCGATCCGAGTTCAAGGAGCCGCTCGGCCCGGTGACGAGCGACGCGGTCGAGCTGCTCGACCGCGTCGAACGCACGCGCGAGGCCCACGACGCGCCGGCGGCGCCCCTCGTCGCCGTCGGCGACGTCGTCACCTACCACCTCCGTGAGGCCGGGCGCCAGCCCGACGTGGCGCTGCTCGACGGCAAGACCGAACGCGAGGCGGTCGCCGCCGAGATCCGCCGCGCGCTCACCGACGTCGGCGACGCACGGCTCTCCGTCGAAAACCCGGCCGGGAAACTCTCCCGTGAGCTGTTGGTCGCCCTCCGGGAGGCGCTCACGAGCGACGAGGCGACCGTGATCGAGGTAGCCGGCGAGGAGGACCTGGCCGCCGTCCCAGCGATCCTCGCCGCCCCGCTCGGGAGCAGCGTCGTCTACGGCCAGCCCGGCGAGGGGATGGTGCACGTTGCCGTGACGCCGGACACGCGGAGCCGCGCCGGCGAGCTCCTCGCGGGGTTCGACGGGGACGTCGCCGGCGCGCTCGCGGCGCTCGGCCTCGAGGGCGACGCCGGCGGATCCTAAGGACGGACGACCGCAGTATTCTGCAAAGACGCTGCCAAACCGGCGCGACTAGGACGCCCGTTCGGCGTCGACGAGTTCCGCAGCGACCGTCTCGGCGTCCAGCAGTGCCGGGTCGACCGCGAGGTCCGCGACGC
Proteins encoded:
- a CDS encoding twitching motility protein PilT → MAPVEADVRLFEELDRLLGTYRAVVPDAVRAELDRLADGNGREATAARVGRDLADRADPIEPDGGDAAPDDVDRADPATENAERSTDDADGNGSTNEYADDVLVALAEAGVVAYVVTNDRPLKNRILARNVPVIGLRGRNALAITEP
- the spt4 gene encoding transcription elongation factor subunit Spt4, with the translated sequence MAEDRLACRECHFVNDPDSQTCELCGSSSLTEDWAGYVIITHPESSRIAEEMNVTEPGSYALKVR
- a CDS encoding DUF2250 domain-containing protein, yielding MAASRCADLDRTDERVLSYLQECGADYPALIAGNTGLHVAHVERRLETLANTGLVEPVSGEVIYRLTDEGTDVIDSAPDSGPSV
- a CDS encoding COG1361 S-layer family protein: MSSNRVSILLALLVVGAALGGVALVPATSVAQQQSGQVIGQPDITFATASGEVAAGTADELRIAITNRGTITRGGPSQYEERVTTAEGMTMRIDDSNVPIDVQAGQITIGNLPTGFAERTVPITIAESAEPGTYRLPIKYEYQSTYLVDYKPYGTDYNDFTRSRTGSITVEVTEDARFEVVETNATAQVGDRSDVSLTLRNVGTQPAEDASVVTESRSNALTFESGAASSNAFVGAWEPGETRTINYTVSLASDAARRGYTLDLSVNYEDTDGIAATSEPMTAGVTTVAEQSFAFEDVTSSLRVGEDGEIEGTVRNTGPQTADGVVVRYADDSSAILPVEESVAVGSLGPGETASFALPIEVSSESEAGAKSVGFAVSYRNQNGDRRSYDKLDVTADVAPERDQFDVSLDNATIESGGSRTLSVAVTNNLDETATDVEARLFADDPLDTGTTDTGYVQSIEPGETVTVTFELTAAGTATPQKTYPISFDFRYDDADGNSQLSNTVRVPVDVVEAEEGGLPIPLILGAILGLVAIAAIVRYRRQ
- a CDS encoding DNA-directed RNA polymerase, with translation MYKRVRLTDTVEVPPKHLADVSNERVKALLQDKLEGRMDEDVGSVVSVIEVHDIGEGAVLPNRPGVYYEAEFDALTYDPDMQEVIDGTVVETVEFGAFVGIGPVDGLLHVSQITDEYLTFDGANQQLASSDSDKTLGVDDAVRARIVTKSIDERNPRDSKIGLTAKQPGLGKHEWLESERRRREQQGESVEEAN
- a CDS encoding DUF5810 domain-containing protein, translating into MGYACPVCETPQRDGEHLAHHLAFTAMLHGGGHEEWLAEHAPEWADREPEELAAEVVEHAEEAEYHEVFEDTVHDRGRPDVGPRGTGTGHEHDHEHGHEHTHATAAGSNPSGFDEETQAALEEARELTRRMMADEGDGTDASSDEADNETDT
- a CDS encoding GTP-dependent dephospho-CoA kinase family protein, which encodes MLTLPADLRSEFKEPLGPVTSDAVELLDRVERTREAHDAPAAPLVAVGDVVTYHLREAGRQPDVALLDGKTEREAVAAEIRRALTDVGDARLSVENPAGKLSRELLVALREALTSDEATVIEVAGEEDLAAVPAILAAPLGSSVVYGQPGEGMVHVAVTPDTRSRAGELLAGFDGDVAGALAALGLEGDAGGS
- a CDS encoding DUF5809 family protein; translated protein: METRGLIAPETVAEARDRYAEAGPAAQVVVRETAKAMSFDAAEYDERVTGDVVETARDALFASLLEVHVADRDAFDEWLASHDRYADADVELLGSEHVDRIVWHAAPIAESVVAATFHEEEAAAVGTLRRNAFGRIYRDRLRREAEE
- the cofH gene encoding 7,8-didemethyl-8-hydroxy-5-deazariboflavin synthase subunit CofH, which translates into the protein MTSAREVDPADLEFEHVPETDQSFENALANARDGRRLSVADGIELITTGTDIPGIDPKRKEAVLEAADRRRAAVVGEEVTFVANLNNNVTTACNTGCLFCNFKDTAHAFEADSGIDHSGFTKTPAESREIVADALEMGISEVTSVSGLHPAFALNEEHHEILRAHANPEREVNYKPPEVYATDPGTYREQLAAMSVGDVHLHSMTPEEAAHAKRGTEWSYEDVYRELADAGLDSAPGTAAEILVDEVRDVICPGKIRTDDWVAAMEGAMAAGLDTTATIMYGHVENAAHRVRHLEVVRDLQDRTGGIREFVPLSFVHENTPLAKHGVVDSGASDAEDELLIAVSRLFLDNVDHVQSSWVKYGDAKGLKLLNCGADDFMGTILSEEITARAGGEFGEFRSVADYVEMIDAIGRVPVERSTDYRTRRRIDPDDPDAKPFGPTIGPRADGTPLLPDDAGGPGERGPAPADD
- a CDS encoding translation initiation factor IF-2 subunit gamma, producing MTQDHTRPEVNIGLVGHVDHGKTTLVQALSGSWTDQHSEEMKRGISIRLGYADATFRECTGLEEPERYTVDADCPDGSTSEVMRTVSFVDAPGHETLMATMLSGAAIMDGAVLVVSATEDVPQAQTEEHLMALDIIGIDNVVIAQNKVDLVDRDRAVENYEQIQEFVEGTVAEDAPIVPVSAQQEVNLDLLIQAIEEEIPTPDRNSDAPPELFVARSFDINRPGTTFEDLTGGVIGGSLAEGELAVDDEIEIRPGREVEEGGQTEWRPLSTTVRSLQAGDDQVDVATPGGLLGVGTGLDPSLTKGDALAGQVAGEPGTLPPTRHAFEMDVELLDRIVGEGEVEEITTGEPLMLTVGTATTVGAVTSARDGECEVNLKRPVCAAEGVRIAINRRVGARWRLIGVGTLK